A stretch of Gorilla gorilla gorilla isolate KB3781 chromosome 9, NHGRI_mGorGor1-v2.1_pri, whole genome shotgun sequence DNA encodes these proteins:
- the LOC101146566 gene encoding serum amyloid A-1 protein, with protein sequence MKLLTGLVFCSLVLSVSSRSFFSFLGEAFDGARDMWRAYSDMREANYIGSDKYFHARGNYDAAKRGPGGAWAAEAISDARENIQRFFGHGAEDSLADQAANEWGRSGKDPNHFRPAGLPEKY encoded by the exons ATGAAGCTTCTCACGGGCCTGGTTTTCTGCTCCTTGGTCCTGAGTGTCAGCAGCCGAAGCTTCTTTTCGTTCCTTGGCGAGGCTTTTGATG ggGCTCGGGACATGTGGAGAGCCTACTCTGACATGAGAGAAGCCAATTACATCGGCTCAGACAAATACTTCCATGCTCGGGGGAACTATGATGCTGCCAAAAGGGGACCTGGGGGTGCCTGGGCTGCAGAAGCGATCAG CGATGCCAGAGAGAATATCCAGAGATTCTTTGGCCATGGTGCGGAGGACTCGCTGGCTGATCAGGCTGCCAATGAATGGGGCAGGAGTGGCAAAGACCCCAATCACTTCCGACCTGCTGGCCTGCCTGAGAAATACTGA